In Candidatus Contubernalis alkalaceticus, the genomic window GTTGATTACTTTGGCGGAGGAGAACCTGGAGGTGATTATTCCAGGATATACTCATCTGCAGAGGGCACAGCCGGTACTTTTCAGCCACCACCTGATGGCTTACTTCTGTATGCTGGAGCGGGACGTTCAACGGTTTCGGGATAATTATAAAAGGGCGGATCTTATGCCCCTGGGGGCCGGAGCACTGGCGGGCACTTCATTTCCCATTGATCGGGAGTATGTGGCAGAGCTTTTAGATTTTGAAAACCTGTATGAAAACAGCATGGACGCCGTCAGCGACCGGGATTATCTTTTAGAATATCTGAGCAATGCCTCCCTTTTAATGATGCATCTGAGCAGGTTCTGTGAGGATTTAATACTGTGGTCCAGTTCGGAATTTCAATTTATAGAGATGGACGATGCTTTCTGTACCGGAAGCAGCATTATGCCTCAGAAAAAGAATCCTGACGTGGCGGAACTGGTCCGGGGAAAGACCGGAAGGGTTTACGGCAGCCTTTTTGCTCTTCTTACCACCATGAAATCTCTCCCTCTAACTTATAATAAAGACATGCAGGAGGATAAAGAGGGGCTTTTTGATGTGGTAGATACCCTCAAGGGCTGCTTAGAGGTAATGTCACCCCTGGTAGAAAGCATCCAGGTTAAAGGGGAGGCATCCCGAAAGGCGGTAGAGGAGGATTTTTCTGCTGCTACAGACCTGGCGGATTATCTGGTGAAAAAGGGAATGCCCTTCCGGGAAGCTCACGGGGTCATTGGTGGACTGGTAGCTTTTTGTCTGGAGAAGCAGAAACTATTAAAACAAATTTCTTTGGAGGAGCTCAAAATTTTTTCTATTCTATTTGATGAAGAGTCTCTAATGTGGTTGATTCCAGAAAGAGGGGTAGGTGCCAGAAACATAACGGGAGGAACGTCTCCAGAGCAGGTAAAAAAATTCTTGAGGAAAGCAAAAATATGCCAAGAAAATAATATAAAAATTATAAAATGATATATTATTTTATGGTAATTGAAAATTAACTGATAATAATTATTTACTAATTATAATATATAAAGAAATGTTATATATAAACCCTTTAAAGGTATTAAATACCTTATTTTTAAAGGGTTTATGTTATTGTTTCGAAATTTGAACATTGAATTATTAGTAAAAATTAGTCTTAATTTTTTAGAACTAAAAGAAGGATTTGTAAAAGTTTAATCGAATTATAATACTTAATTATCGGTATAAAGAATAAACATAGCTAGAGGTGTTTGGCTATATTTAACGATGTAAGGGGGGTGATGGAGAGGCTGAAGCAAGAATTAATACCAGGGTAAGATTTAAACAAAGCTATTAGATTTTCTTTTGAGCAGGCTTAAAT contains:
- the argH gene encoding argininosuccinate lyase; the protein is MMKLWGGRFQKNTDKMVEDFTASIFFDCRLAEEDITGSIAHARMLAKTGIITQEDSQEMIQGLQEIRQEIQEGRFEYRTELEDIHMHIEKRLTEKIGPIGGKLHTARSRNDQVALDMHLYVKKEIKSTVELIARLQGALITLAEENLEVIIPGYTHLQRAQPVLFSHHLMAYFCMLERDVQRFRDNYKRADLMPLGAGALAGTSFPIDREYVAELLDFENLYENSMDAVSDRDYLLEYLSNASLLMMHLSRFCEDLILWSSSEFQFIEMDDAFCTGSSIMPQKKNPDVAELVRGKTGRVYGSLFALLTTMKSLPLTYNKDMQEDKEGLFDVVDTLKGCLEVMSPLVESIQVKGEASRKAVEEDFSAATDLADYLVKKGMPFREAHGVIGGLVAFCLEKQKLLKQISLEELKIFSILFDEESLMWLIPERGVGARNITGGTSPEQVKKFLRKAKICQENNIKIIK